The Mobula birostris isolate sMobBir1 chromosome 1, sMobBir1.hap1, whole genome shotgun sequence genome contains a region encoding:
- the LOC140187228 gene encoding protein c-Fos-like produces MSEPLPPNIGYWLISRYPRLLWLLRLSEPVVVELLACLWILFPPPTLWEWNGPLYKSCGAPPQTQTQLGRTRKNGAADTLSRIQAHAHRTRNRNMFQGFPADYDSSSRCSNSPSMGDSQYFSPADSFSSLGSPANSAQDFCGDPFVPTVTAVSSNRELQWMVQPSLQSIAPSPGRSHPYSNAYARTGLGKASARKGRTEQLSPEDEEKRRLRRERNKLAAAKCRNRRRELTDSLQAETERLESDKSLLEAEVAALLKEKERLEVSLAAHRPLCKVAEREAQEAGSPAQPTDRDSLSEGGVVDTGRSVPDLDLISLADWEPLYPSLAADCEPLCTPVPITTPGALPPTFAFSFSSSDHPAGPLNSPTLLAL; encoded by the exons ATGAGTGAACCTCTGCCTCCTAATATCGGATACTGGCTGATTAGTAGATATCCAAGGCTGCTGTGGCTTCTCCGTTTATCTGAGCCGGTAGTAGTTGAGCTGCTGGCCTGTCTGTGGATCCTGTTCCCCCCGCCGACGCTCTGGGAATGGAACGGCCCTCTCTATAAAAGCTGCGGCGCACCTCCACAGACTCAGACCCAACTTGGGAGAACCAGGAAGAACGGAGCTGCGGACACATTGAGCAGGATACAGGCGCACGCCCACCGGACCCGCAACCGCAACATGTTTCAGGGCTTCCCCGCCGACTACGACTCATCTTCTCGCTGCAGCAACTCGCCCTCGATGGGAGACTCACAGTACTTTTCGCCCGCCGACTCTTTCTCCAGCCTCGGCAGCCCTGCCAACAGCGCTCAG GACTTCTGTGGCGATCCGTTCGTGCCGACGGTGACGGCAGTTAGCAGCAACCGGGAACTACAGTGGATGGTGCAGCCCAGCCTGCAATCCATCGCCCCGTCTCCGGGACGCTCGCACCCTTACAGCAACGCCTATGCTAGGACAGGCCTCGGCAAAGCTTCGGCCCGCAAGGGCAGGACTGAGCAG CTCAGCCCCGAGGACGAGGAGAAGCGGCGGCTCCGGCGTGAACGGAACAAACTGGCAGCGGCCAAATGTCGCAACCGACGGCGGGAGCTGACGGACTCGTTGCAGGCG GAAACCGAGCGCCTGGAAAGCGACAAGTCGCTGTTGGAAGCCGAGGTGGCTGCGCTGCTGAAGGAGAAGGAGCGCTTGGAGGTTTCGCTGGCTGCCCACCGGCCGCTCTGCAAGGTGGCCGAGCGGGAGGCCCAGGAAGCGGGGTCCCCGGCACAGCCGACTGACAGGGACTCCCTCTCGGAAGGAGGCGTCGTTGACACGGGCCGCTCCGTCCCCGACCTCGATTTGATCAGCCTGGCCGACTGGGAGCCGCTTTACCCGTCACTGGCCGCCGACTGCGAGCCGCTTTGCACCCCCGTGCCCATCACCACTCCTGGGGCCTTGCCCCCCACGTTCGCCTTCAGTTTCTCCAGTTCCGATCACCCGGCCGGGCCCCTGAACTCGCCCACGCTGTTGGCCTTGTAG